Proteins found in one Gemmatimonadota bacterium genomic segment:
- the uvrA gene encoding excinuclease ABC subunit UvrA: MAGTTIQIKGARVHNLKNVNLDLPKDALICFTGVSGSGKSSLAFDTLYAEGQRRYVESLSAYARQFLGQMQKPDVDRITGLAPAISIEQKAAGLNPRSTVGTITEIYDFLRVLYARVGVPHCTKCGERIGAQTLEQIVARILALPEGTRMLVMAPVIQGRRGEYRDLFEDLRRQGYLRARVNGEVVNLSEDPDLDRNMRHTIEVVTDRLVMRNDIRTRLVEAVEGALHLGQGTVMVQQEEDGRTSDLLFSTRYACNKCDLSYEEPTPQLFSFNSPQGMCANCHGLGTMMRIEPRLIVPDPSKSINEGAIEPLGTIANLWKRHFYEGIAQHVGFSLDTPWERLAEEARRVVLYGLGYKRITFTFRNGKGGEWSHKDRFNGVVNDLEKRYHTLKSQRHKAELERYMAIGECDQCHGERLKPEALSVTLGGLSIAALCRLPILDIRAFFEKLSLSDAERQIGDEALKEIVARLDFLLNVGLEYLTLERTAPTLSGGEAQRIRLASQIGRGLVGVMYVLDEPSIGLHPRDNRRLLDTLGHLRDQGNTVIIVEHDEETMWASDHIVDFGPGAGVNGGEIVAEGRPGVVAASTASLTGQYLCGKKSIPVPVSRRGVNDSWLTILGARQNNLKNLDVRLPVGRFTCVTGVSGSGKSSLINDILYAALARSLNKAGTQPGVFDGLKGVSYLDKVINIDQAPIGRTPRSNPATYTKVFDAIRALFAETPEARLRGYKPGRFSFNVRGGRCEACEGNGATRVEMDFLADMWVSCPVCEGRRFDRETLEVKYKGHSIADVLGLDVQEALDIFEHVPSIARVLRTLYDVGLGYIKLGQPAPTLSGGEAQRIKLGRELCKRSTGRTMYVLDEPTTGLHFEDITHLLAVLNAFVDKGNTVVVIEHNIDVIKTADWIIDLGPEGGEAGGRVIAEGTPETVAGVAGSSTGQILAKALRPRMSQGPPSATPAIPESSRSAYRTAGADDRTAGADGHIREITVRGAREHNLNDLSVTIPRDRMTVFTGVSGSGKTSLALDTIYAEGQRRYVESLSAYARQFLQQMQKPKVDHIVGLSPAISIEQKSPGRNPRSTVGTITEIYEYLRGLYALVGVPHCPACRVPIGAQTPSQIVDRIMTLPDRTRATLHAPLEPEGAEGYEVLLDRARRNGFIRVRIDGELRRLEEDIEIDRRRRHELCVVVDRIVMQGDVRQRLADSVETALELSGGLLIAEVEEPDAGGPRDIRFSRYYSCPSCGNSYDEPTPQSFSFNHRSGMCPECEGLGTQPGIDLDLLIPHRAKPVREAADAIWGEGAAGESAMGERSLLDLLEQVGSSHGFTLKTPVDALSPEQLQVLLYGSDQWVDDQRVPGLSFQFRGIFPTVELVARYANRFPELARMLQPTPCPACEGGRLRPESLSVLIDGVSIAGLCALPVDRAMDFIEKLELSTSQREVAGEVLTEIRNRVRFLLDVGLEYLTLDRRAPTLSGGEAQRIRLASQIGSGLTGVLYVLDEPTIGLHPRDNLRLIEALENLRDLGNTLIMVEHDRDTLEHADNLVDFGPGAGVFGGRIVGEGAPGTLKEHETSLTGRYLADRLRIEVPTDRRKPGRNRLRIIGARQNNLKNIDVTLPLGLFICVTGVSGSGKSSLVNDILYPVLASTLHRAQVNPGPHDEIKGLRFVDKVINIDQTPIGHSPRSDPCTYVGLFAPIRQLFARTVEARMRGYEPRRFSFNVPAGRCEACQGLGVRKIEMHFLADVWMTCEVCDGKRYMKETLEVTYKGRTIADVLDMTVAEALEHFENVPRIRRMLQTLYDVGLDYIKLGQSAVTLSGGEAQRVKLAKELSRPGTGKTIYLLDEPTTGLHFDDIRKLLTVLNRLVDKGNTVLVIEHNLDIIKTADWIVDLGPEGGDRGGHVVAAGTPEEIAGSLSHTGRILSRELTAVD; encoded by the coding sequence ATGGCCGGAACGACCATACAGATCAAAGGGGCCCGCGTTCACAACCTGAAGAACGTGAACCTGGACCTTCCGAAAGACGCGCTGATCTGCTTCACCGGCGTATCCGGTTCCGGCAAGTCCTCGCTGGCCTTCGACACCCTCTACGCCGAGGGCCAGCGGCGGTACGTCGAATCGCTCTCCGCCTACGCGAGGCAGTTCCTCGGCCAGATGCAGAAACCCGACGTCGACCGGATAACGGGACTGGCGCCCGCCATTTCCATCGAACAGAAAGCCGCCGGGCTGAATCCCCGGTCCACCGTCGGGACGATCACGGAGATCTACGACTTCCTGCGCGTGCTCTACGCCCGGGTGGGGGTGCCGCACTGCACGAAGTGCGGGGAACGGATCGGGGCGCAGACCCTCGAACAGATCGTCGCCCGGATCCTGGCGCTTCCGGAAGGAACGCGGATGCTCGTGATGGCGCCGGTGATCCAGGGGCGCCGCGGCGAGTACCGGGACCTGTTCGAGGACCTGCGCCGGCAAGGCTATCTGCGCGCGCGGGTGAACGGCGAGGTCGTCAACCTCTCCGAAGATCCCGACCTCGACCGCAACATGCGGCACACGATCGAAGTGGTGACGGACCGCCTCGTCATGCGGAACGACATCCGCACCCGGCTGGTCGAAGCCGTCGAAGGCGCTTTGCACCTGGGACAGGGTACCGTCATGGTCCAGCAGGAGGAAGACGGCCGGACCTCCGACCTGCTCTTCAGCACCCGGTACGCCTGTAACAAGTGCGATCTGAGTTACGAGGAACCGACGCCGCAGCTGTTCTCCTTCAACAGTCCGCAGGGCATGTGCGCCAACTGCCACGGCCTGGGCACCATGATGCGGATCGAACCACGGCTCATCGTGCCCGATCCGTCGAAGTCCATCAACGAAGGGGCGATCGAACCCCTCGGCACGATCGCCAATCTCTGGAAACGGCACTTTTACGAAGGGATCGCCCAGCACGTGGGATTCAGCCTGGATACGCCGTGGGAGCGCCTGGCCGAAGAGGCGCGGCGGGTGGTGCTGTACGGACTGGGCTACAAGCGCATCACCTTTACGTTCCGCAACGGAAAGGGCGGCGAATGGTCGCACAAGGACCGGTTCAACGGGGTCGTAAACGACCTCGAAAAGCGGTACCATACGCTCAAGTCCCAGCGGCACAAGGCCGAACTCGAACGGTACATGGCCATCGGGGAGTGCGACCAATGCCACGGCGAACGCCTGAAGCCCGAAGCGCTGTCCGTCACCCTGGGCGGCCTCTCCATCGCCGCGCTGTGCCGGCTGCCCATCCTGGACATCCGCGCGTTCTTCGAGAAACTGTCCCTGTCGGACGCCGAACGCCAGATCGGCGACGAAGCGCTCAAGGAGATCGTCGCACGGCTCGACTTCCTGCTCAACGTGGGCCTCGAATACCTGACGCTGGAACGTACGGCGCCGACGCTCTCCGGCGGGGAGGCGCAGCGCATACGGCTTGCAAGCCAGATCGGCCGCGGGCTCGTCGGCGTGATGTACGTGCTCGACGAACCGAGCATCGGCCTGCATCCCAGGGACAACCGGCGGCTGCTGGATACCCTCGGCCATTTGCGGGACCAGGGCAATACGGTCATCATCGTCGAACACGATGAAGAGACCATGTGGGCCTCCGACCACATCGTGGATTTCGGACCGGGAGCCGGCGTCAACGGCGGCGAGATCGTGGCCGAGGGCCGTCCCGGTGTCGTGGCGGCCAGCACGGCTTCGCTGACCGGCCAGTACCTGTGCGGGAAGAAGTCGATCCCCGTTCCGGTCTCCCGCCGCGGCGTTAACGACAGTTGGCTGACGATCCTGGGCGCCCGTCAGAACAACCTGAAGAACCTGGACGTCCGTCTGCCCGTGGGCCGGTTCACCTGCGTCACGGGCGTGTCCGGTTCGGGCAAAAGCTCGCTGATCAACGATATCCTGTACGCGGCCCTGGCCCGGTCGCTGAACAAGGCCGGCACCCAGCCGGGCGTGTTCGACGGCCTCAAGGGCGTGAGTTACCTGGACAAGGTCATCAACATCGACCAGGCGCCCATCGGCCGCACGCCGAGATCGAATCCGGCGACCTATACGAAGGTCTTCGACGCGATCCGCGCCCTCTTCGCCGAAACCCCGGAGGCCAGGTTGCGCGGCTACAAGCCGGGCCGGTTCAGCTTCAACGTGCGGGGCGGCCGGTGCGAGGCCTGCGAAGGCAACGGCGCGACGCGGGTGGAGATGGATTTCCTGGCGGACATGTGGGTTTCCTGTCCCGTCTGCGAGGGCAGGAGGTTCGACCGTGAGACCCTGGAGGTGAAGTACAAGGGGCATTCCATCGCCGACGTGCTCGGGCTGGACGTGCAGGAAGCGCTGGATATCTTCGAACACGTTCCTTCCATCGCCCGGGTGCTCCGGACCCTTTACGACGTGGGCCTGGGGTATATCAAGCTGGGCCAGCCCGCGCCTACGCTGTCGGGCGGCGAGGCGCAGCGCATCAAGCTGGGGCGCGAGCTGTGCAAGCGCAGCACGGGGCGGACCATGTACGTGCTGGACGAACCCACGACCGGCCTGCACTTCGAAGACATCACCCACCTGCTCGCCGTGCTGAACGCCTTCGTGGACAAAGGCAACACCGTCGTCGTCATCGAGCACAACATCGACGTGATCAAGACGGCCGACTGGATCATCGACCTGGGGCCGGAGGGCGGAGAAGCGGGCGGACGCGTCATCGCCGAGGGAACGCCGGAGACCGTCGCGGGCGTCGCCGGTTCGTCCACGGGACAGATCCTGGCAAAGGCGCTGCGGCCTCGCATGTCGCAAGGACCTCCATCGGCGACGCCGGCGATTCCGGAATCATCGCGGTCTGCGTACCGGACCGCCGGCGCAGACGACCGGACCGCCGGTGCGGACGGCCACATCCGGGAGATCACCGTGCGCGGCGCGCGGGAACACAACCTGAACGATCTCTCCGTGACGATCCCCCGGGACCGGATGACGGTATTCACGGGCGTATCGGGCTCGGGGAAGACATCCCTGGCCCTCGATACGATTTACGCGGAAGGCCAGCGGCGGTACGTGGAATCCCTGTCCGCCTATGCGCGGCAGTTCCTTCAGCAGATGCAGAAACCGAAGGTGGACCACATCGTCGGCCTGTCCCCGGCCATTTCCATCGAACAGAAGTCACCGGGCCGGAACCCCCGTTCCACGGTGGGTACCATCACGGAGATCTACGAATACCTGCGCGGGCTCTACGCCCTCGTGGGCGTCCCCCACTGTCCGGCCTGCCGGGTGCCCATCGGCGCGCAGACGCCCAGCCAGATCGTGGACCGCATCATGACCCTGCCGGACCGGACCCGCGCCACGCTCCACGCCCCGCTGGAACCCGAAGGCGCCGAGGGGTATGAGGTCCTCCTGGACCGGGCCCGCCGGAATGGGTTCATCCGGGTGCGCATCGACGGCGAATTGCGGCGGCTCGAAGAGGACATAGAGATCGACCGCCGACGGCGTCACGAGTTGTGCGTTGTGGTGGACCGGATCGTCATGCAGGGCGACGTGCGCCAGCGCCTGGCCGACTCGGTGGAGACGGCCCTGGAACTGTCGGGAGGGTTGCTGATCGCCGAGGTGGAGGAGCCGGATGCCGGCGGACCCCGCGACATCCGTTTCAGCCGGTACTATTCCTGTCCGTCCTGTGGGAACAGCTACGACGAACCCACGCCCCAGAGCTTCTCTTTCAACCACCGGTCGGGCATGTGCCCCGAATGCGAGGGACTCGGTACCCAGCCCGGGATCGATCTCGACCTGTTGATACCCCATCGCGCGAAACCGGTGCGTGAAGCCGCGGACGCGATCTGGGGTGAAGGCGCAGCCGGTGAAAGTGCCATGGGCGAGCGGTCCCTGCTCGACCTGCTGGAACAGGTGGGGTCCTCGCATGGGTTTACCCTCAAGACGCCGGTCGACGCCTTGTCACCGGAACAGCTCCAGGTGTTACTCTATGGAAGCGACCAGTGGGTGGACGATCAGCGGGTACCCGGCCTGTCCTTCCAGTTCCGGGGCATCTTCCCGACGGTGGAACTGGTCGCCCGGTACGCGAACCGCTTCCCTGAACTGGCCCGTATGTTGCAACCGACGCCCTGTCCGGCCTGTGAGGGCGGGCGCCTCAGGCCCGAGAGCCTCTCCGTGCTGATCGACGGCGTGTCCATTGCCGGGCTCTGCGCCCTTCCCGTCGACCGCGCCATGGACTTCATCGAGAAGCTGGAACTCTCCACTTCCCAGCGTGAAGTCGCGGGCGAGGTGTTGACGGAAATCCGTAACCGCGTGCGCTTCCTGCTGGACGTGGGGCTGGAATACCTGACGCTCGACCGCCGTGCGCCCACGCTTTCGGGCGGCGAGGCGCAGCGGATACGCCTGGCCAGCCAGATCGGATCGGGACTGACCGGCGTGCTCTACGTGCTGGACGAACCCACGATCGGACTCCACCCGCGGGATAACCTCCGGCTGATCGAGGCCCTGGAGAACCTGCGCGATCTCGGCAATACCCTCATCATGGTCGAACACGACCGCGACACGCTGGAGCATGCCGACAACCTGGTGGATTTCGGTCCAGGGGCCGGCGTGTTCGGGGGTAGGATCGTGGGCGAAGGCGCGCCCGGGACCCTAAAGGAACACGAGACATCGCTCACCGGGCGCTACCTCGCCGACCGGCTGCGCATCGAAGTGCCCACGGACCGCCGCAAGCCGGGCCGCAACAGGCTTCGCATCATCGGGGCCCGCCAGAACAACCTGAAGAACATCGACGTGACGCTGCCCCTCGGCCTCTTCATCTGCGTAACGGGGGTGTCCGGGTCGGGGAAGAGCTCTCTCGTCAACGATATCCTGTATCCCGTGCTGGCCTCCACCCTGCACCGCGCCCAGGTCAATCCCGGTCCCCACGACGAGATCAAGGGGCTGCGCTTCGTGGACAAGGTCATCAACATCGACCAGACGCCTATCGGCCATTCCCCGCGGTCGGACCCGTGCACCTACGTCGGGCTCTTCGCGCCGATCCGCCAGCTCTTCGCCCGGACCGTGGAGGCCCGCATGCGGGGGTACGAACCCCGGCGGTTCAGCTTCAACGTGCCCGCGGGCCGCTGCGAAGCCTGCCAGGGACTCGGCGTACGCAAGATCGAGATGCACTTCCTGGCGGACGTGTGGATGACCTGCGAGGTCTGCGACGGGAAGCGCTACATGAAGGAGACGCTGGAGGTGACCTACAAGGGTAGGACCATCGCCGATGTCCTGGACATGACCGTGGCCGAGGCCCTCGAGCATTTCGAGAACGTGCCCCGCATCCGGCGCATGCTCCAGACGCTGTACGACGTGGGACTCGACTACATCAAGCTCGGCCAGTCGGCCGTCACGCTGTCAGGGGGCGAGGCGCAGCGCGTCAAGCTCGCGAAGGAACTCTCCCGGCCGGGCACCGGCAAGACCATCTACCTGCTCGACGAGCCGACCACGGGGCTCCACTTCGACGACATCCGCAAGCTGTTGACGGTCCTGAACCGGTTGGTGGACAAGGGGAATACGGTGCTGGTGATCGAGCACAACCTGGACATCATCAAGACGGCCGACTGGATCGTCGACCTCGGACCGGAAGGCGGTGACCGGGGCGGTCACGTGGTTGCCGCGGGGACGCCCGAGGAAATCGCCGGTTCGCTTTCCCATACCGGGCGGATACTGTCGAGGGAGTTGACGGCGGTCGATTAG
- a CDS encoding methyltransferase domain-containing protein gives MTNPWYVDYFGEDYYHFDHHEDTDLEVDGLARLIGRPDGSGVLDLGCGYGRVSTPLRKRGYRVVGYDLSPPLLKRARERDPAGTWVRGDMRFLPFSGQFDTVISLFNTLGYFEEEDENFRVLKSVSEALRPGGRLVCQLVNRDYLVRRFAAQEVHRRDGRILLEEREFDPVANRVHTQSTVLNGAEKRTYASSIRVYTVTELDLLLAAAGMTIGAVHGGLDFRPYDWDTNQLVIVAERTG, from the coding sequence ATGACCAATCCCTGGTACGTCGATTACTTCGGCGAAGATTACTACCATTTCGACCACCACGAGGACACGGACCTCGAAGTGGATGGCCTCGCGCGCCTGATCGGGCGTCCGGACGGGAGCGGGGTCCTGGACCTCGGCTGCGGTTACGGACGGGTGAGCACGCCACTGAGAAAACGCGGATACCGGGTCGTGGGATACGACCTGTCTCCCCCGCTGCTGAAACGTGCCCGCGAGCGGGACCCCGCGGGGACCTGGGTAAGGGGCGATATGCGCTTCCTGCCTTTTTCCGGGCAGTTCGACACGGTCATCAGCCTGTTCAACACCCTGGGGTACTTCGAAGAGGAAGACGAGAACTTCAGGGTACTGAAATCGGTCTCCGAGGCACTGCGGCCCGGCGGGCGGCTCGTGTGCCAGCTCGTCAACCGCGACTACCTGGTCCGCCGGTTCGCCGCCCAGGAAGTCCATCGGCGGGACGGCCGCATCCTGCTCGAAGAGCGCGAATTCGATCCCGTGGCCAACCGAGTCCATACACAATCGACCGTGCTCAACGGCGCCGAAAAACGGACGTACGCGTCATCCATACGGGTCTACACGGTGACCGAACTGGACTTGCTCCTGGCCGCCGCGGGCATGACGATCGGGGCGGTCCACGGCGGGCTCGATTTCAGGCCGTACGACTGGGATACGAACCAGTTGGTCATCGTCGCCGAACGGACCGGATAG
- a CDS encoding Gfo/Idh/MocA family oxidoreductase, whose product MASDPLRVGVIGLGFGQYHVRGYQACPGVVVETVCSRTAATAQRVAKDYGIAETHTDYRAVLDRGDIDAVSICTPVNLHRQMVMEALEAGKHVLCEKPLGLNAEEAKDMLESARRSGKVHMTNFGWRFNGPAFRMKSLLEEGYIGRVYHLNARYMMGYRASPRKAHSWRERRLEAGLGAMGDLGVHLIDMTRWWAGEFERVCALMHTLIPERRAPDSSAMRESELEDACAFIAQMQGGVQAVFHVSRCALYTDFIHIDIHGSDGALHFQFVRDTMQASLKGGQGLRGNLQPLSVPSQQGALSPQRHFVEAIRSGVEADPSFHEGYCVQQVADAITISEEQQTWVSLS is encoded by the coding sequence ATGGCATCCGACCCGTTGCGCGTGGGGGTGATCGGGCTTGGATTCGGCCAGTACCACGTCCGCGGCTACCAGGCCTGCCCCGGCGTGGTGGTCGAGACCGTCTGCAGCCGGACCGCGGCGACCGCCCAGCGCGTGGCGAAGGACTACGGGATCGCAGAGACCCACACGGATTACCGCGCGGTGCTGGATCGCGGGGACATCGACGCGGTGAGCATCTGCACGCCCGTGAACCTCCACCGGCAGATGGTCATGGAGGCCCTGGAAGCCGGCAAGCACGTGCTGTGCGAGAAGCCGCTCGGACTGAACGCCGAAGAGGCCAAAGACATGCTCGAAAGCGCCCGCCGGAGCGGCAAGGTCCACATGACCAACTTCGGCTGGCGGTTCAATGGTCCGGCCTTTCGCATGAAATCCCTGCTCGAAGAGGGGTATATCGGCAGGGTCTACCACCTGAACGCCCGCTACATGATGGGTTACCGGGCGAGTCCCCGGAAGGCGCACAGCTGGCGGGAGCGGCGCCTGGAGGCGGGACTCGGCGCCATGGGCGACCTCGGCGTGCACCTGATCGACATGACGCGGTGGTGGGCCGGCGAGTTCGAACGGGTGTGCGCGCTGATGCACACGCTCATTCCCGAACGCCGCGCGCCGGACTCCTCCGCCATGCGGGAATCCGAGCTCGAAGACGCCTGCGCCTTCATCGCCCAGATGCAGGGCGGGGTCCAGGCCGTGTTCCACGTAAGCCGTTGCGCACTGTACACGGACTTCATTCACATCGACATCCACGGGAGCGACGGCGCGCTGCATTTCCAGTTCGTACGGGACACCATGCAGGCCAGTCTGAAGGGCGGCCAGGGGCTGCGGGGCAACCTCCAGCCGCTGTCCGTACCGTCCCAGCAAGGCGCGCTGTCTCCGCAGCGGCACTTCGTCGAAGCGATCCGGTCCGGCGTCGAAGCCGATCCGAGTTTCCACGAAGGGTACTGCGTGCAACAGGTCGCCGACGCCATAACCATCTCGGAGGAGCAGCAGACATGGGTATCCCTTTCCTGA
- a CDS encoding DUF971 domain-containing protein: MSTAPPSPEHVALDHPEKGELTVFWNDGSARKYALADLRKACPCATCRDLRDQLSSAAGLTLLANESLDPSVEVVDMSTVGRYALQFTWKDGHNTGIYTYEYLYGTGQDLDGEGKDR; encoded by the coding sequence ATGTCCACCGCACCGCCCTCGCCCGAACACGTTGCCCTCGATCACCCGGAAAAGGGCGAACTGACCGTATTCTGGAACGACGGCAGCGCAAGAAAGTACGCCCTGGCCGATCTTCGTAAGGCCTGTCCCTGTGCCACCTGCCGCGATCTGAGGGATCAGTTGTCCTCCGCCGCCGGGTTGACCTTGCTTGCCAACGAATCGCTGGATCCGAGCGTCGAGGTGGTCGACATGAGTACCGTCGGACGCTACGCGCTGCAGTTTACCTGGAAAGACGGCCATAATACCGGCATCTACACGTACGAGTACCTGTACGGCACGGGCCAGGACCTCGACGGGGAAGGAAAGGATCGATGA
- a CDS encoding Gfo/Idh/MocA family oxidoreductase, translating into MKVKVGFLGVAHPHALPHFRTLELLDEVSGIVAWDEDDEALERLRREDHPKLEPGRTTFDRIMEREDIPIVVSLATNDRNPEWVIRAAKAGKHVLTEKPVAASSADMAPLLDAVRGAGVRLGVYYTWRSHPIVNDLRVLIDAGVIGKLLSVEGRMVTSQVRFRDPAHWLFRKRIAGGGILSWLGCHWIDAIRYVTRDEVTAVTAMVDTLNEQPIDVEDTAGVIMRMGSGAIATLHAGYLLPISQAGYLSGSYDTYLGFRGLEGNITWYPTDEDRPVVVESTSKAWDATPRRELKYVVAESEAYGGRYGQDFVGRFIASAMGDGQSAGTVSPVSPDGPDGLPEPQAPYDDGENALRVLQIIEAAYRSSETGRMVSLEQDREG; encoded by the coding sequence ATGAAGGTCAAGGTTGGTTTCCTGGGGGTGGCCCATCCGCACGCCCTTCCCCATTTCCGCACCCTGGAGCTGCTGGACGAGGTATCGGGCATCGTGGCCTGGGACGAGGATGACGAAGCGCTGGAACGGTTGCGGCGCGAGGACCATCCGAAGCTGGAACCCGGGCGGACCACCTTCGACCGGATCATGGAGCGGGAGGACATCCCCATCGTCGTTTCACTGGCGACGAACGACCGGAATCCCGAATGGGTGATCCGGGCGGCGAAGGCGGGAAAGCACGTCCTGACCGAGAAACCGGTCGCGGCCAGCAGCGCGGACATGGCGCCCCTGCTCGACGCGGTTCGCGGTGCCGGGGTTCGCCTGGGGGTCTACTACACCTGGCGGTCTCACCCCATCGTCAATGATCTCAGGGTGTTGATCGACGCGGGCGTTATCGGAAAGCTGTTGTCCGTGGAAGGCCGGATGGTCACGTCCCAGGTCCGTTTCCGCGACCCTGCGCACTGGCTGTTCCGGAAGCGGATTGCCGGCGGCGGCATCCTCAGCTGGCTGGGCTGCCACTGGATCGACGCGATCCGGTACGTCACGCGGGACGAGGTCACGGCCGTTACCGCCATGGTGGATACGTTGAACGAGCAGCCCATCGACGTGGAGGATACGGCCGGGGTAATCATGCGGATGGGCAGCGGCGCGATCGCCACGCTTCACGCCGGATACCTCCTGCCCATCAGCCAGGCCGGGTACCTGTCGGGCAGCTACGACACCTACCTGGGTTTCCGCGGTCTGGAAGGCAACATCACCTGGTATCCCACCGATGAGGACCGGCCCGTCGTCGTCGAGAGCACGTCGAAGGCCTGGGACGCCACGCCCCGCCGTGAATTGAAGTACGTCGTCGCGGAATCCGAAGCATATGGGGGCCGGTACGGCCAGGACTTCGTCGGCCGGTTCATCGCCTCGGCCATGGGGGACGGTCAATCGGCCGGTACGGTCAGCCCGGTCAGCCCGGACGGCCCGGACGGCCTTCCAGAACCGCAAGCCCCATACGATGACGGGGAGAACGCCTTGCGTGTTCTGCAGATTATAGAAGCCGCGTATCGTTCCAGCGAAACGGGCCGCATGGTTTCCCTGGAACAGGACCGGGAGGGTTAG
- a CDS encoding SDR family oxidoreductase, whose translation MASMGGKVVVVTGASTGIGQSAAEAFAREGATVVLTARSEGRLERIAADIEKAGGRAVPMAVDVTDRSAVFEKMKEIAASQGSIDVLVNNAGIGLLSPVEGMDPEELKRIFDVNFFGLIWCTQAVLPHMIKQKSGRIVNISSVAGKRALPHISAYCASKFAVQAFSDSLRMEVAEHGITVTVLCPPRVDTTFHDTPLMRQKGQRMSAPSISAEYVAAAIVRAARRGSREVVVSFYGKFFVFFHWLSPRLLEWIMKHLWMRLDTKKTERTGSDEQP comes from the coding sequence ATGGCTTCGATGGGTGGCAAAGTGGTGGTGGTTACCGGTGCATCGACCGGTATCGGGCAGTCGGCGGCCGAGGCCTTTGCCCGCGAAGGCGCCACGGTCGTCCTGACGGCCCGTTCCGAGGGAAGGCTGGAACGTATCGCCGCGGACATCGAGAAGGCGGGTGGACGGGCTGTCCCCATGGCCGTGGACGTCACGGACCGGTCCGCCGTGTTCGAGAAAATGAAAGAGATTGCGGCGTCCCAGGGAAGTATAGACGTGCTGGTCAACAACGCGGGCATCGGCCTGCTGAGCCCGGTGGAGGGTATGGATCCGGAGGAATTGAAGCGGATCTTCGACGTGAATTTCTTCGGCCTGATCTGGTGCACGCAGGCGGTGCTGCCCCACATGATCAAGCAGAAAAGCGGCCGGATCGTCAATATCTCATCCGTCGCCGGTAAGCGCGCGCTGCCCCACATCTCGGCCTACTGCGCAAGCAAATTCGCCGTGCAGGCCTTCTCGGACAGCCTGCGCATGGAGGTGGCCGAACACGGCATCACCGTTACGGTCCTCTGCCCGCCCCGGGTCGACACGACCTTCCACGACACGCCCCTGATGAGACAGAAAGGGCAGCGGATGAGCGCCCCTTCGATCTCCGCGGAATACGTGGCTGCGGCCATTGTCCGCGCCGCCCGACGGGGAAGCCGGGAAGTCGTGGTGTCCTTCTATGGCAAGTTCTTCGTCTTCTTCCACTGGCTGTCGCCCCGCCTCCTGGAATGGATCATGAAGCACCTCTGGATGCGGCTT